The nucleotide sequence CGGAATGCTGGCTGTAGCCGACGGCGGCGGGCACGCCGGAATCCGGCACCGGCACCACGACATCGACATCGACATGGCTTTCGCGCGCGAGCTGCGCGCCGAACGCCTTGCGGACTTCATAAACCGAGCGACCGCCGACGATGGAGTCCGGCCGCGAGAAATAAATGTATTCGAAGATGCAGGGGCGGGGCGGCTGCGGCGGGAACGGCTTGTGGCTTTCCTTGCCGTGCTCGTCGAACACGATGACTTCGCCGGGCTCGATATCGCGCAGGTAGCGCGCGCCGATGATGTCAAGCGCGCAGGTTTCCGACGCGAGAATAGGACAGCCATCGAGTTCGCCGAGCACCAGCGGGCGGATGCCGAGCGGGTCGCGCGCGCCGATCAACTTCTTGTTGGTCAGCGACACCAGCGCATAGCCGCCTTCGATGGCGCGCAACGCCTCGATGTAGCGCTCGATGAACCGGCCGCGTTTGGACTGCGCGACCAGATGCAGGATCACTTCGGTATCGGAGGTGGACTGCATGATGGCGCCGTGGCGGACCAGTTCGTGGCGCAGCGTCAGGCCGTTGGTGAGATTGCCGTTGTGGGCGACGGCGAAGCCGCCAGCATTGAGTTCGGCGAACAGCGGCTGCACGTTGCGCAGGATGGTGCCGCCGGTGGTTGAATAGCGGGTATGGCCGACGGCCATGTTGCCGGGCAGGCGCGCGATCACTTCGGCGCGGGAGAAGGTGTCGCCGACGAGGCCGAGGCGGCGTTCGGAATGAAAGCGGTCGTTGTCGTAGGTGACAATGCCGGCGGCTTCCTGGCCGCGATGCTGAAGCGCGTGAAGGCCGAGCGCTGTGATGGCGGCGGCTTCCGGGTGTCCGAAGATGCCGAACACGCCGCACTCCTCGCGAAGCGTGTCGCCGTTCAGGTCCTTGTCCAGATCATGGTCGAGATCGTAGTCGGATTTGGAGGGGGGAGTGGGAGATTGATCGCCAGAAGGGGTTTTCATATGGTTCACCGCACCCTTGTCTGAAGCAGGACTAGTACCAAGCCTAGCGTCCTGCGGCTTTGCCTTCGATCAATTGCTTCATCCCGTCACGGGATGATTTTCCGTACCCGCCGTCGTTCCCCACCGTTGCTGTTGTGCGCGGTTCGGGAGCAGCATCGGTCTGCTCCTCGTCGCCCTTTTTCTTGAACCTCTTCAAGATGGTGTTCTCGGGGTCATCCGGCAAGAGCGTCATCAGCCAATCGCCGGTTCCCTGCAACATCACCCGCGACTTGGCGCTACGGACCCAATCGGGCTGTTGTTTGTCCGGCACCAGCCAGGCGAAGAACAAAAACGCCACCACCATGATCAATAGTCCGCGAGCGAGCCCGAACAGGAAACCGAGGGTGCGGTCGAGCGCGCCGATCCGCGAATCCAGGATCATGTCCGAGATACGCACGGTGATGATCGAGACCACGATCAGCGTCAGGATGAATACGCCGGCGACAACGGCCACTGCGGCCACGGTCTCGTTGTTGAAGTAGGTTTTCGCGGTCGGCAGCAGCTTCTGGTAGGCGTAGAGCGTCGTCAGGGCGGCTGCGCCCCACGCGGCGATGGACAGAATCTCGCGCATGAAGCCGCGGATCATCGCCAGAAGGCCCGACAACAACATCACGGCAAGAACGATAATGTCGAGAAGCGTT is from Afipia massiliensis and encodes:
- the purF gene encoding amidophosphoribosyltransferase, whose amino-acid sequence is MKTPSGDQSPTPPSKSDYDLDHDLDKDLNGDTLREECGVFGIFGHPEAAAITALGLHALQHRGQEAAGIVTYDNDRFHSERRLGLVGDTFSRAEVIARLPGNMAVGHTRYSTTGGTILRNVQPLFAELNAGGFAVAHNGNLTNGLTLRHELVRHGAIMQSTSDTEVILHLVAQSKRGRFIERYIEALRAIEGGYALVSLTNKKLIGARDPLGIRPLVLGELDGCPILASETCALDIIGARYLRDIEPGEVIVFDEHGKESHKPFPPQPPRPCIFEYIYFSRPDSIVGGRSVYEVRKAFGAQLARESHVDVDVVVPVPDSGVPAAVGYSQHSGVPFELGIIRNHYVGRTFIQPTQSVRELGVRMKHSANRAAIEGKRIILIDDSLVRGTTSKKIVRMMRDAGAKEVHFRLASPPILHPDYYGIDLPDRGGLLAATHSVEEMRDIIGADSLAFLSVDGMYRAMGEPGRDPANPKFSDHCFTGAYPTNLTDQNQVEPQPRQLSLLAEAS
- a CDS encoding CvpA family protein, with protein sequence MPITLLDIIVLAVMLLSGLLAMIRGFMREILSIAAWGAAALTTLYAYQKLLPTAKTYFNNETVAAVAVVAGVFILTLIVVSIITVRISDMILDSRIGALDRTLGFLFGLARGLLIMVVAFLFFAWLVPDKQQPDWVRSAKSRVMLQGTGDWLMTLLPDDPENTILKRFKKKGDEEQTDAAPEPRTTATVGNDGGYGKSSRDGMKQLIEGKAAGR